One window of the Syngnathoides biaculeatus isolate LvHL_M chromosome 11, ASM1980259v1, whole genome shotgun sequence genome contains the following:
- the arhgef37 gene encoding rho guanine nucleotide exchange factor 37 isoform X1, whose product MGQSSDWSSPALRNIVDHHGYIEKSSSQVIAIMEVPTMIPPVPLPRTLLKPRLSTLATAEKPSLNEPPPEQEKPQEENHPEDDPFAEEEEEAEKSIDVTISSVEKVEKMAEEEKKTAEEEEEAAKERAARRQLMAVQELVQSERNYLRMLQLTTVTIRSNLQKLQPPLANLDAIFQFVEDVMDVSSRLLSLLDQKDLRPGEPLFLEALCDSFLSLSSDIEAAYKEYLANYNRVTVVENSYKQKEALWDQIIKVIKTSAPEVNASSLSFFLVMPVQRIARYPLLLQTIQKHTESLHPAYALLEQTAHTSVAINCRINEYKRFREVADKYKKSETLSIMDKINRLNSRSIAKKTARIGQFIKHETGMVPKLVDEEFDALEGFFYVLEHGILQLLDNVELYLQHLQTFSNCKTEEFDLDMDGEKVPICYKEITNGLRQWILPVFEERMRTLIHKPLCALRDLLVGPRNLIRKRLHKLLDYEVIEAKPSPSYDEQAVANTYRTMNTLLLNELPKFNDSALQLIWRMLGTFSCLHKDLASDLEQLFQSFAQQLPHSSLDASAFWEWAETAVLEGARSLDALGQSVEETLLGPASQPLNSSSQQRLRMLTDKHGSDKIYQVLSAVVGGRDLDLTLAKGELVALISQADTRGDRRRWLVDAGGRRGYAPASRLIRYHQAEERSPPSPHLSLPQNASSFRRHSYTTGSPCATATAALGQPCFQVCAAYGFTARGNHEVSVAVGEPVRVLEPHDKRGNREWSLVEVRDRQRGYVPSNYLAVAPVASTLAARHPSC is encoded by the exons ATGGGACAGAGCTCTGATTGGTCCTCGCCCGCCCT GAGGAACATCGTGGATCATCACGGATACATTGAAAAGTCTTCTTCGCAag TGATCGCCATCATGGAGGTGCCCACCATGATCCCACCTGTGCCCTTACCCCGGACTCTTCTTAAGCCCCGTCTCTCGACTCTGGCCACGGCGGAGAAGCCCTCCCTGAACGAGCCGCCGCCGGAACAAGAGAAGCCCCAGGAAGAGAACCACCCAGAGGACGATCCGtttgcagaggaggaggaggaggcggagaagAGCATAGATGTGACAATTTCCTCAGTGGAGAAGGTGGAAAAGATggcggaggaggagaagaagaccgcggaagaggaggaggaggcggcaaaGGAGAGGGCGGCCCGGAGGCAGCTGATGGCCGTCCAGGAGTTGGTGCAGTCTGAGAGGAATTACCtgagaatgctgcagctcaccaCGGTGACCATCAGGAGCAACTTGCAGAAGCTGCAG CCTCCGCTGGCAAACCTGGACGCCATCTTCCAGTTCGTGGAGGATGTGATGGACGTGTCCAGTCGGCTCCTCAGTCTGCTCGATCAGAAGGATCTGCGGCCCGGAGAGCCGCTCTTCCTGGAGGCGCTGT GTGACTCGTTCCTCAGCCTGTCCTCCGACATCGAGGCGGCCTACAAGGAGTACCTGGCCAACTACAACCGGGTCACCGTGGTCGAGAACTCCTACAAACAGAAGGAGGCGCTGTGGGACCAGATCATAAAAGTCATCAAGACTTCGGC GCCCGAAGTGAACGCCAGCTCGCTGAGTTTCTTCCTGGTGATGCCCGTCCAGCGCATCGCCCGCTACCCTCTCCTCCTGCAGACCATCCAGAAACACACGGAATCCCTGCACCCGGCCTACGCCCTCCTGGAGCAGACGGCGCACACCTCCGTCGCCATCAACTGTCGCATCAATGAGTACAAGCGTTTCCGGGAAGTCG CCGACAAGTACAAGAAGAGCGAGACGCTGAGCATCATGGACAAGATCAACCGCTTGAACTCGCGCAGCATCGCGAAGAAGACGGCCCGGATCGGGCAGTTCATCAAGCACGAGACCGGCATGGTTCCCAAG CTGGTAGATGAGGAGTTTGACGCGCTAGAAGGTTTCTTTTACGTCCTGGAGCACGGCATCCTGCAGCTCCTGGACAATGTGGAGCTCTACCTGCAGCACCTCCAG ACTTTCTCCAACTGCAAAACGGAGGAGTTCGACCTGGACATGGACGGGGAGAAGGTGCCCATTTGCTACAAGGAGATCACCAATGGACTCCGGCAGTGGATCCTGCCCGTGTTT GAAGAGAGGATGAGGACGTTGATCCACAAGCCCCTCTGCGCCCTCCGCGACCTCCTGGTGGGCCCGAGGAACCTGATCCGCAAAAGGCTGCACAAGCTGCTGGACTACGAAGTGATCGAGGCCAAACCTTCCCCGAGTTACGACGAGCAGGCCGTCGCCAACACGTACAG GACGATGAACACGTTGCTGCTCAACGAGCTTCCCAAGTTTAACGACTCGGCGCTGCAGCTGATCTGGAGGATGCTGGGAACTTTCAGCTGCCTGCACAAAGACTTGGCCTCTGACCTGGAGCAGCTGTTCCAGAGCTTCGCCCAACAG CTTCCTCACAGCTCTTTGGACGCGAGCGCGTTCTGGGAGTGGGCCGAGACGGCGGTGCTCGAAGGGGCGAGGAGCTTGGACGCTTTGGGTCAAAGTGTGGAGGAGACGCTGCTGGGGCCTGCCTCTCAG CCCCTGAACTCGTCCTCGCAGCAGCGCCTGCGGATGCTGACGGACAAGCACGGCTCGGACAAGATCTACCAGGTGCTGAGCGCCGTGGTCGGGGGCCGGGACCTGGACCTCACCCTCGCCAAGGGGGAGCTCGTGGCCCTCATCAGCCAGGCCGATACCCGCGGGGACAGACGCAGGTGGCTGGTGGACGCCGGAG GCAGGCGAGGCTACGCGCCGGCTTCCAGGTTGATCCGCTATCACCAGGCGGAGGAGAGGTCGCCCCCCTCGCCCCACCTGAGCCTCCCGCAGAACGCCAGCAGCTTCAGGAGACACTCGTACACAACGGGGTCCCCCTGCGCCACGGCGACGGCGGCGCTCGGCCAGCCGTGTTTCCAG GTGTGCGCGGCGTACGGCTTCACGGCACGAGGGAACCACGAAGTCTCGGTGGCGGTGGGCGAACCCGTGCGCGTCCTGGAGCCTCACGACAAGCGAGGCAACCGCGAGTGGAGCCTGGTGGAGGTGCGAGACCGGCAGAGGGGCTACGTCCCCTCCAACTACCTCGCAGTGGCGCCCGTCGCGAGCACGCTAGCCGCCCGCCACCCGTCCTGCTAG
- the arhgef37 gene encoding rho guanine nucleotide exchange factor 37 isoform X2: protein MEVPTMIPPVPLPRTLLKPRLSTLATAEKPSLNEPPPEQEKPQEENHPEDDPFAEEEEEAEKSIDVTISSVEKVEKMAEEEKKTAEEEEEAAKERAARRQLMAVQELVQSERNYLRMLQLTTVTIRSNLQKLQPPLANLDAIFQFVEDVMDVSSRLLSLLDQKDLRPGEPLFLEALCDSFLSLSSDIEAAYKEYLANYNRVTVVENSYKQKEALWDQIIKVIKTSAPEVNASSLSFFLVMPVQRIARYPLLLQTIQKHTESLHPAYALLEQTAHTSVAINCRINEYKRFREVADKYKKSETLSIMDKINRLNSRSIAKKTARIGQFIKHETGMVPKLVDEEFDALEGFFYVLEHGILQLLDNVELYLQHLQTFSNCKTEEFDLDMDGEKVPICYKEITNGLRQWILPVFEERMRTLIHKPLCALRDLLVGPRNLIRKRLHKLLDYEVIEAKPSPSYDEQAVANTYRTMNTLLLNELPKFNDSALQLIWRMLGTFSCLHKDLASDLEQLFQSFAQQLPHSSLDASAFWEWAETAVLEGARSLDALGQSVEETLLGPASQPLNSSSQQRLRMLTDKHGSDKIYQVLSAVVGGRDLDLTLAKGELVALISQADTRGDRRRWLVDAGGRRGYAPASRLIRYHQAEERSPPSPHLSLPQNASSFRRHSYTTGSPCATATAALGQPCFQVCAAYGFTARGNHEVSVAVGEPVRVLEPHDKRGNREWSLVEVRDRQRGYVPSNYLAVAPVASTLAARHPSC, encoded by the exons ATGGAGGTGCCCACCATGATCCCACCTGTGCCCTTACCCCGGACTCTTCTTAAGCCCCGTCTCTCGACTCTGGCCACGGCGGAGAAGCCCTCCCTGAACGAGCCGCCGCCGGAACAAGAGAAGCCCCAGGAAGAGAACCACCCAGAGGACGATCCGtttgcagaggaggaggaggaggcggagaagAGCATAGATGTGACAATTTCCTCAGTGGAGAAGGTGGAAAAGATggcggaggaggagaagaagaccgcggaagaggaggaggaggcggcaaaGGAGAGGGCGGCCCGGAGGCAGCTGATGGCCGTCCAGGAGTTGGTGCAGTCTGAGAGGAATTACCtgagaatgctgcagctcaccaCGGTGACCATCAGGAGCAACTTGCAGAAGCTGCAG CCTCCGCTGGCAAACCTGGACGCCATCTTCCAGTTCGTGGAGGATGTGATGGACGTGTCCAGTCGGCTCCTCAGTCTGCTCGATCAGAAGGATCTGCGGCCCGGAGAGCCGCTCTTCCTGGAGGCGCTGT GTGACTCGTTCCTCAGCCTGTCCTCCGACATCGAGGCGGCCTACAAGGAGTACCTGGCCAACTACAACCGGGTCACCGTGGTCGAGAACTCCTACAAACAGAAGGAGGCGCTGTGGGACCAGATCATAAAAGTCATCAAGACTTCGGC GCCCGAAGTGAACGCCAGCTCGCTGAGTTTCTTCCTGGTGATGCCCGTCCAGCGCATCGCCCGCTACCCTCTCCTCCTGCAGACCATCCAGAAACACACGGAATCCCTGCACCCGGCCTACGCCCTCCTGGAGCAGACGGCGCACACCTCCGTCGCCATCAACTGTCGCATCAATGAGTACAAGCGTTTCCGGGAAGTCG CCGACAAGTACAAGAAGAGCGAGACGCTGAGCATCATGGACAAGATCAACCGCTTGAACTCGCGCAGCATCGCGAAGAAGACGGCCCGGATCGGGCAGTTCATCAAGCACGAGACCGGCATGGTTCCCAAG CTGGTAGATGAGGAGTTTGACGCGCTAGAAGGTTTCTTTTACGTCCTGGAGCACGGCATCCTGCAGCTCCTGGACAATGTGGAGCTCTACCTGCAGCACCTCCAG ACTTTCTCCAACTGCAAAACGGAGGAGTTCGACCTGGACATGGACGGGGAGAAGGTGCCCATTTGCTACAAGGAGATCACCAATGGACTCCGGCAGTGGATCCTGCCCGTGTTT GAAGAGAGGATGAGGACGTTGATCCACAAGCCCCTCTGCGCCCTCCGCGACCTCCTGGTGGGCCCGAGGAACCTGATCCGCAAAAGGCTGCACAAGCTGCTGGACTACGAAGTGATCGAGGCCAAACCTTCCCCGAGTTACGACGAGCAGGCCGTCGCCAACACGTACAG GACGATGAACACGTTGCTGCTCAACGAGCTTCCCAAGTTTAACGACTCGGCGCTGCAGCTGATCTGGAGGATGCTGGGAACTTTCAGCTGCCTGCACAAAGACTTGGCCTCTGACCTGGAGCAGCTGTTCCAGAGCTTCGCCCAACAG CTTCCTCACAGCTCTTTGGACGCGAGCGCGTTCTGGGAGTGGGCCGAGACGGCGGTGCTCGAAGGGGCGAGGAGCTTGGACGCTTTGGGTCAAAGTGTGGAGGAGACGCTGCTGGGGCCTGCCTCTCAG CCCCTGAACTCGTCCTCGCAGCAGCGCCTGCGGATGCTGACGGACAAGCACGGCTCGGACAAGATCTACCAGGTGCTGAGCGCCGTGGTCGGGGGCCGGGACCTGGACCTCACCCTCGCCAAGGGGGAGCTCGTGGCCCTCATCAGCCAGGCCGATACCCGCGGGGACAGACGCAGGTGGCTGGTGGACGCCGGAG GCAGGCGAGGCTACGCGCCGGCTTCCAGGTTGATCCGCTATCACCAGGCGGAGGAGAGGTCGCCCCCCTCGCCCCACCTGAGCCTCCCGCAGAACGCCAGCAGCTTCAGGAGACACTCGTACACAACGGGGTCCCCCTGCGCCACGGCGACGGCGGCGCTCGGCCAGCCGTGTTTCCAG GTGTGCGCGGCGTACGGCTTCACGGCACGAGGGAACCACGAAGTCTCGGTGGCGGTGGGCGAACCCGTGCGCGTCCTGGAGCCTCACGACAAGCGAGGCAACCGCGAGTGGAGCCTGGTGGAGGTGCGAGACCGGCAGAGGGGCTACGTCCCCTCCAACTACCTCGCAGTGGCGCCCGTCGCGAGCACGCTAGCCGCCCGCCACCCGTCCTGCTAG